The Terriglobus tenax genome contains a region encoding:
- the ku gene encoding non-homologous end joining protein Ku, whose amino-acid sequence MAARPYWSGHIQISLVSFGVKLFVATESASEIKFHQINRHTGERVKYQKVNASEAEETTPSSTVSKSDIVKGYEFRKGEYIQIDPEEIANLRIPSRNTIQLEQFIALEELDPAFFEKPYFVVPENAPQTEAFATIREALRSMKKAGIGKIAFGGREHLVAIAAPSDPELTGLMAYTMRYQEELRDAKEYFADIKDVKIDTDQMELAKELIKRKAQNFDPTKWHDEYEAALRALVQAKIEHAPLPIEEEHPHTAKVINLMDALRASVHGNTKQAEPASTSRKKPSAKAPASDAKRGISIVKPAKKATKRKSA is encoded by the coding sequence ATGGCAGCACGTCCTTACTGGTCCGGTCACATCCAGATCTCGCTCGTATCCTTCGGCGTCAAACTCTTCGTCGCCACCGAATCCGCCTCCGAGATCAAGTTTCACCAGATCAACCGCCACACCGGCGAACGCGTGAAGTACCAGAAGGTCAACGCCTCTGAAGCCGAGGAGACCACGCCATCCTCCACCGTCAGCAAGTCCGACATCGTCAAAGGCTACGAATTCCGCAAAGGCGAATACATCCAGATCGACCCCGAGGAGATCGCCAACCTCCGCATCCCCTCGCGCAACACCATCCAGCTCGAACAGTTCATCGCCCTCGAAGAACTCGACCCCGCCTTCTTCGAAAAGCCCTACTTCGTCGTGCCGGAAAACGCTCCGCAGACCGAGGCCTTCGCCACCATCCGCGAAGCCCTGCGCAGCATGAAGAAAGCCGGCATCGGCAAAATCGCCTTCGGCGGCCGCGAACATCTCGTTGCCATCGCCGCACCCTCTGACCCTGAACTCACCGGGCTTATGGCCTACACCATGCGCTACCAGGAAGAGCTGCGCGACGCGAAGGAATACTTCGCCGACATCAAGGACGTAAAGATCGACACCGACCAGATGGAGCTCGCCAAAGAACTCATCAAGCGCAAGGCCCAGAACTTCGACCCCACCAAATGGCACGACGAATACGAAGCCGCCCTCCGCGCCCTCGTCCAGGCCAAGATCGAACACGCCCCGCTTCCCATCGAAGAAGAGCACCCGCACACCGCCAAGGTCATCAACCTCATGGACGCCCTCCGCGCCAGTGTTCACGGCAACACAAAGCAGGCAGAGCCCGCGTCCACCTCACGCAAAAAGCCCTCCGCCAAAGCCCCAGCCTCCGACGCCAAACGCGGCATCTCGATCGTCAAACCCGCAAAGAAAGCCACCAAACGCAAATCAGCTTGA